TGCTGCCGCTGGGGACGGGGTGGAATTGAGGCAGCGATGTGAGATGCGGATGAAACGGCCCGTTTCAGCGATGCGCCGTTTGCAGCTTTGCCGTCAGCATCAGCGCGTTGGGAATCGCCTCGCCGCGCGCGGTATTGTCGAAGATGCACCAGGCCTCGGAGCCGGCGCGGCGGGCTTCGGTCAACCGCGCCGCCAACGCGTCGATGAACGGCGCATCGTATGCCGATTCATAGATCCGCGGCGAGCCATGCAGGCGAAAGTAGGAAATACGCGGATCGCCGATCGGCTGCGCATCGGCGACGGGTGGCGGATCGGCCCGCACGCAGCCGATCCCGGCCTCTCTCAGGGTGGCCGCGCCCGCCTCGGAAAACCACGTCGCGTGGCGTGGTTCGCAGACGACGGGCGTTTCCGTGGCGCTGCGCAGCAGCGAAAAGAAGCGGCGGGCCGCGCCCTCGTCCAGGGCCAGGCTGGGCGGCAGTTGAAGCAGCAGACATCCCAGCTTCTCTTTCAGCGACTCGACCTGGTCCAGGAATTCGATCAAGGCCGCATCGGCGTCGCGTAATCTCAGTTCATGCGAAATCCGTCGTGGCAGCTTGACCGAGAACCGGAACGCGTCGGGCGTGCTCGCAGCCCAGCGCGCGTAAGTCTTCGGCTGATGAGGGCGGTAAAACGACGAATTGATTTCCACCGAGGAGAAAACTCGCGCATAACGCTCGAGATGGCTGCCGTCGGTGGGAAATCGACCGGCTACGCGCGATGACAGTGCCCATCCGGCGCACCCGGTATGGATCGGGCGGGCTTGGGAATGACGCTCGGGGGACGTGCTGGAGGTCATGAAGTTTCGGCGTGCATCGACCGGACGAGGTGGTGCCGTCAGCCTAGCACGCCGGGCTTCGCCTGCCGATCCCGTCGGCCGCATCGGGCGCGGCCGCGGGCGGTGCGAGAGCGCCGATGCGATCGGGCGCAATGCGCGCTCGCATGGCCGCGGCGATTGCGAACCGGCAATCACGTCGCGTTCGTGGATCGTGTACCGCGAACGTTGGCGTGATGGCGGCCACGCTGCTTGTCGAGGTGACCTGTTTGGCAATTTCCGGACCGGTTGAAACTCGAGGGAATGGCTTCCAACGGAGAAAGGACGTCACGAAGAAAAGCCGGTTCTACCACAGGTCCTGCGCCGAGAACGGCAGGCACAAGTCCCTATGACATGCTCGGCTGCATTGCTTGTTTAGCGGCCGCTGGCGCCAGCTCGCTCAACCGGGATAAGAAGAGCTTGAGAATCGGAGAGGCGTTGGAGCGGCTGTGACCGACAACGAGGTCGATCGTCGGCACCTCTCCCGCCAAGGGTCGGCTCGCCACGGACCACGGCAGCAGATTCTCGACATAGTCAGGAATCAGCGTCAGCCCGCGCGTCGAAGCCACGAGCGACATCACCATCGCTGGGTTGTCCACGCCCTGCGTGGCCGTCAGCGTCACGCCTTCGCGCTGCAGGTATGCGTCCACCACAGAACGCAGCACGCGTGCCTTATTGGCCATGGCCACAAAGGGCTGGCCCACGAGTTGTTGCGGTCGGATGCTCTCTTGCGAAGTCAATGCGTGATCGCTCGGCATCAGCACGACCAGCGGCTCTCGCCCGACCGTTGTGTAGTCCAGATCGAAGCCTGGTTCTGCGCGCAGAAAGGCCAGGTCCAACCGGCCGCGCGCCAACGCATCCGCCAGGTCCGGTGAGTAGTCGCTAGAGACCGTCACGTCGATGTTCGGCAGCTCGTCGCGCAGCAAGTTCAGCGCCTTCGGCAGCCAGGTCATCTCCTGCCCGGTCAAGAAGCCCAATGCAAAACGCTGCTTGCTCGGCTGCGCCGCCTGGCGCGCGGCCTCGACCGCCGCATCAACCTGACTCAGGGCCAATCGCGCATGGTCGATGAAGGCTTTCCCCGCCGGCGTCAGTTCGACGCCGCGCGCGCTGCGGCTCAACAGTTCCACGCCCACTTGATCTTCCAGATCGCGGATCTGCCGGCTCAGCGAGGGCTGGGAGGTATGCAGCCGCCGCTCGGCCGCCACCGTCAGGCTACCCGACTCGGCCACGGCGATGAAGTAACGCAGATGTCTTAGCTCCATGTTTCCCCATGCTTTTCAAGCATACCCACCAGCTTACAAAGTCTTTTTACTCCGAGGTAGAACCCCCTAAATTCTCACTCAAGGCGGCGAGATAAGCAGCATCCGAACCGAAGTATCCCATCGCCCATGTGTCAACAGTCATACCTCTAGGAGCATACCATGACCCACCATCCCGTTATTCTCATCACTGGCGCGCTGACCGGCATCGGTCGCGCCACCGCCTTGGCTTTTGCAAGCAGCGGCGCCCGTCTCGTCATCTCCGGCCGCCGGCCGGCAGAAGGCAAGGCGCTCGAGTCAGAACTCCGTCAACTGGGCGCCGAAGCCAACTTCATCCAGGCCGATGTCCGGCACGACCAGGAGGTTCGGGATCTGGTGGACCAGACCGTCGCCCGCTTCGGTCGCCTGGACGTGGCCGTCAACAACGCCGGCACCGAAGGCCAGCCCGGCTTGATCGTCAACCAGACCGCCGACAGCTACGCCGCCACTTTCGACACCAACGTGCTCGGCACGCTGCTGAGCATGAAGCATGAACTGCGCGTGATGACTGCCCAGGGTGGCGGCAGCATCATCAACATCTCGTCGACCTATGGCCACGAAGGCGCGGCCTACGCGTCGGTGTATGCCGGCAGCAAGCATGCTGTCGAAGGCATGACCAAGTCCGCGGCACTCGAAGTGGCGGCCTCGGGCGTTCGCGTCAACGCCGTGGCCCCCGGTCCGACCGACACCGGCATGCTGGACCGTTTCACCGGCACGCCGGAGAACAAGGCCGCGCTCGCTTCGGGCGTGCCGCTGGGCCGTGTCGGCAAACCGGCCGAGATCGCAGCGGCCGTGCGCTTCCTGGCCTCGGACGCCGCGGCCTTCGTGACCGGCCAGATCGTCACGGTTGACGGCGGCAAGACCGCCGGCTGATCCAGGCAGCGCCGAGCCGGCGCTGCTTTTCCATCGGGAACATCACCATGAACACCTTGACTCACCATACTGCCCCGACCCAGTTGGTCGAAGCTGACGGCATCCGTTTCGCCTATCGCCGGTTTGGCAAGTCGGGCGGCGTGCCGATCGTTTTCAACCAGCACTACGCCGGAACGATGGACTACTGGGATCCAGCCGTGACCGACGGCCTCGCTCAGACGCGCGAGGTGATCCTGTTTAACAACGCCGGCGTGTCCAGTTCGTCCGGCGAGACACCGGCCAGCTTCCCGGAAATGGGCGCCAACGCGATTGCCTTCATCCGCGCGCTCGGCCTCCACCAGGTCGATGTGCTGGGCATCTCGATCGGCGGCTTTGTTGCACAGGAGATTGCACTTCAGGGCGGGGATCTCGTGCGCAAGCTCATCCTCGTCGGCACCGGCCATCGCGGCAACGACATGACGGCCAGCCGCTCGGCCGAGATCTTCGCGGACCGGTACGAGCCGCCCGAACATCTCTGGCTGTCGGTGCACTTCGCGCCGTCCGAGGCCAGTCAGAAAGCCGGCATCGCCTTCCTTGAACGCAAGTGGCGTCGCAAGGATCGCGACCCGGAAGTGAGCGCACAGACCCTGGCCGCACAGGGCGCTGCCATCGGCAAATGGATTGCGCCTGACCAGGACGCGCTGGTCTATCTGAAGTCGATTCGGCAGCCCACGCTGATCGTCCAGGGTAGCAACGACGTGATCATCCCGACGACGCACTCCGTCACGCTGCAGCAGCACCTGCCGAACGCGGAGCTGGTGATCTATCCGGACTCCAACCACGGCTCGATTTATCAGTACCCGGAGCGCTTCGTCGCGCACGCCACCCAGTTCCTGAACGAAAGCCCTGCCGACACGGCCAGCGCTTGAGCGACCTCGCAACCTCTTTGGAGATGGACGTCATGAACGCACTCACAGGCAAGACTGCGCTCGTCACCGGTGCTTCGCGCGGTATCGGCCGGGCCACCGCCCTAACGCTGGCCGCGGCCGGGGCGCAAGTCCTGGTTCACTACGGCAGCAGCGAAAAGGAGGCAACCGCCGTGGTCGACGAGATCCGCCGCGCCGGCGGCAAAGCCGAGACGGTCGCAGCCGACCTGCGCACGCCGGACGGCCCGCACCGGCTCGCCGAACGCGTTCGCACCATCATCGGCGGACGGCTCGATGTTCTGGTGGCCAATGCCGGCATCGCCAAGGCCGCGTCGATCGAGGACACAACCGTCGAGGATTTTGACGCGCTCTTCGCGGTCAACGTGCGTGCACCGTTCTTCCTCGTGCAGCAACTACTGCCTGCACTGTGCAAGGGCAGCAGTATCGTCCTGCTGTCCTCGCTGGCGGCGCACGCCTCGGTCGGCACGCTCTCTGCATACTCGGCCACCAAGGGTGCGGTCGATACGCTGGTAAAGCACTGGGCCGCGGCGCTCGGCCCGCGTGGCATCCGCGTCAACGCGGTGGCGCCCGGTGTGGTGGAGACCGAGATGTCGAGCTTCACCAAGACGGACGCCGGCCGCGAGGCGACCCTCGGCATGCAGGCCCTGCAACGCCTGGCCCAGCCCGAAGACATCGCCAGTGCCGTCACGTTCCTGGCCTCGGACCACGCACGCTGGATCACCGGCGACACGCTGCGCGTGGATGGCGGCTCCAAGCTCTGACCCGCCCTCACCCATTCAATCCTCCTAAGGAAATTCAAATGAAGCTCTATCACTCCAGCTCGTCACCCAATTCGCGCCGCGTGCGCATCCTGCTCGCCGAAAAGGGCCTCGCTCTGAACCTGGTCCCCGTCGACCTGGGCAAGGGCGAACAACATGGCGAAGCCTACCGTGCCATCAATCCGCGCCGCGTCGTACCCACGCTGGTGCTGGACGACGGAACGGCCATCGGCGAAGTGCCCGTCATCAGCCGCTACCTCGATGATTTGTACTCGACGCCCTCGCTCTTTGGCACCACGCCGGCGGAGCGGGCCGTGGTCTCGATGTGGGACCGTCGCATCGAACAGGAGGGTTTCGCCTCCGTGATGGAAGCGATCCGTAATAAGGCGCCCGGCCTGAAGGGCCGAGCGATCGCGGGACCGCACGACTACGAGCAGATCCCTGCCCTGATCGAGCGCAGCACGCGGCGCGTGAAGAATCTGTTCGCGGACATGAACGCGCGGCTGACCGAGTTTCCCTTCGCCGCTGGTGAAAACTTCTCGGTGGCGGACATCACGCTGCTCGTCACGGTGGACTTCGCCGCCAAGGCGATCGACTTGTCGATCCCGGAGGAACTCGGAGCCCTTCGCCGCTGGTACGACACCGTCTCGCATCGTGGCAGCGCAGCCGTTTGAACACAACCCGTTTCGCGTATCCCGAAGCGTTACAGTGGAAGCGCCTAGCCGAAGCGGGCGCCGGCTGGCTGTCACGATGGCGCGAGACAGTAGGCGACTACTCGATATGCAATCGCTCGGCGGCCCGCGCAAAGTGAAGCTCCCCTGCGACCGCTAGGAAACATCGAAGATGACGTATATCCTCAAGCGAATACCAAGGCCACTGGGGCGCCTCGTCAGTTGATCGTTTTAATATCGGTATCGCGCGCTCCGGGCATGCTCAACGCACATCCGCCCAAAGTCCTTTTCTCTCAAACAGCCGTCAGGCCGCCGTCGACCGGAAGGTCTATACCGGCGACGTAACTGCTTTGGTCCGAGGCGAGGAATAGAGCTGCGGCAGCGATCTCCTCGGGTCGCGCCAAGCGTGCCAGAGGCGTCATCGCAGTGATTTGGTTTCTCGCTTCGGCCGCGCCTTCTTTGGATGGGAACTGGTTGTCGAACATCGGCGTGTCGACCGCGCCAGGGCTCAACACGTTTGTCCTGATCCCCCGTTCCTTGAATTCGCTGGTCCACGTCCGAACCAACGACCGAAGCGCTGCCTTGGTGGCGCTGTAGGTGCTGCGGCCCGGAAGCCCTTTGTTCTTCCCTGCGGACGCCACGAGAATGATGGAAGCACCATCATTCAGGTAAGGCAGTGCCTTTTGAACAGTGAAATAAGTGCCGCGGGCGTTCGTGTCGAACGTCTTGTCGAAATGCTCGGGTGTCACCGTGGCAGTCATCATCTTTTCGACGAAGGCCGCGCCCGCGAAAATCACATCGATCTTGCCCTTCTTAGCAACGGCCTCGTAGAAACGGCCGAGGTCATCGAGCTTTGAGATGTCGGTCTTTACGCCGGTGACGTTCTTGCCGATCTCCGCTACGGCCCTGTCAAGCTCGGCCTGACGGCGGCCGGCGATAAATACATAGGCGCCCTCTTCGGCAAACCTCTTGGCGGTCGCGAGGCCGATGCCGCTGCTGCCCCCCGTGACGACGGCGATCTTGTTTTTCAATAAGGACATTTGTTACCTCTTCACTTGTGCGTATCAACTGCCGCCGGGTCCCGGCTTTGGCGCAATTCCTCCTTCAGTCGCCCCACCTCCTGTTCCAAGCGCTCGATGCGATCGAGCGTGTAGTCGAAGCCGGTGGATTCCATGGCTTGCAGGAGGGCCCAGGCAGTCGCGAGGGCACGGCGAAATTTCCCCTGCTCTGGGATCGAATGGTTCGCTGTATGTGTCATCAGTGCCTCCTCAGAAATAATAATCGGCGCTGCGCTGAATCCTTCGAGCTAAACGGCAGTCAGGCGGCCATCGACGAGAGGGTCGATGGCGGCGACGTAGCTGCTGAGGTCCGAAGCGAGGAACAAAGCCGCACAGGCGACTTCATCGGCATACGCCAGGCGTCCCAAGGGCGTCATCGCTGTGATTTGCTTTGTGGCTTCGGCCGTGCCTTCTCCGAAAGGGAACAGCTCTCCGAACATGGGCGTATCGACCGCGCCAGGGTTCAGCACGTTGATTCCTTGTGGCTCAGGCCTCCTTCCTCTCGGCTCCGAAGACGAACATGAGGATTACGCAAGGGTCGTCCGAGCGGTTGTGGAATTCGTGAAAGGCGCCGTTCTGCACGAAGAAGTCGCCCTCTTTGGCAGTGGTCGTGTGCACTTGACCGTCTTCTCCCGGATAGGCGATATCCACTTCGCCCTTTAGCACCACCGCCAGGTCGATGGTATCGGTCCGGTGCATTGAGCCACCGTGCTCGCCTTGGGTCATGCCTCCCCCGGTGCCGAAGTCGATTTTGGCCATCAAGGCACCGAGATCGGTCGCGCCCGCTTTCTCGGGGGGAACGATTTGGAGATCGACTCGAACGGAGTCCTTTGGCCCAAAAATCCCAAGCCGCTTGTATTCACCGAGAACTTGATCAGGCGTAAGCGGCAGTTGGGGAATCTTGTCGAATCCCCAAATATTGGTGACTCTATCGGCGGTATCGGTATCGAGAACATCGCTCACTTGCATGACGACGCCAGCTTTGCTCTCGGCACTTACGATTCTTCTCATCTTCATTTAAACCGGACTCCTCAGATTTGCGACCAGCCGCCATCGACCGGAATCTCAAGGCCGGTCGTGAAGGTCGCGTCGAACGCGAGGAAGAGGACGGCCTTCGCGATCTCCTCCGAGGTCCCGAAGCGCTTCATCGGGATCATGCCGATCGTCTTCTCTCTGACTTGGGCGGCCGCATTCTTATCGGGAAACACTTTGTCGAGGATCGGCGTGTCGATGGGGCCAGGCGACACTGCGTTCACGCGGATTTCCCGCGGAAGCAGCTCGGTGGCGAGCACTCGGGCGAACGACCGCAGCGCAGCCTTGGCGCCCCCGTATGTGGCTTGGCCCGGCAGTCCCTTGACGTTGGCGACGGATGTCGTTAGGACAACTGAGCCTCCACGATTGATCAACGGGGCGAGCTTCTGGACCGCGAAAAACGGTCCCTTGGCGTTGAGGTTGAACATTTCGTCGTAGATGGCCTCCGTCACGCTATCGAGAGGCGTTGGAATACTGAAACCCGCGTTGACGAAAAGCAGGTCGAAGGTGCCGAATTCGCCCTTCACCCGAGTAGCGAGAGCGTCGATGTCAGTCAACGAACGCGCGTCGCTCGAAACCACGATGGCACTGCCGCCAAGTTCTTGCTCCGCCGATTCCAAGCCAGCCTGGGAGCGACCCGTCACGAGAACGCGCGCCCCTTCTTCAAGCAGCATCTTCGCCGTTGCGAGCCCCATGCCGCTGGTGCCACCGATGATCACTGCCCGTTTTCCGTCATACTTTTTCATGCTTTCTCCTTCGCGACGCTAAGTTGCCCGGTTAATATTGAACTATTTTGTTATAAAATAAGGTGCGGAGCGCAGTAGACTTAGCTTTGAACGATTCATTTCAAATGCCGCAGGAACTCGTGGACAATCCCGCAGCCCGACAATCACCTGCCGAACGAATCACGCGACAATTTCACCGCGATCGGGGCTCCTTCCGGACACTTCCCTCAACCAATCTGGATGAGGCAAGTCGATGCCGGAAACATTGACGACGGCCTGCCAAGCAGCTTCCTGGTTGGCGCCATCGTGGAGGTGTGGCTGGCGCTGCACCTCCATTGGGCCGGAGAACTTCCCTTGAGCCGACGCGTAGAATTGCCCTGAGGCGTCGGTTCCAAACTCCGACGCCTGGAGGTAGCGACGGGCCGCGGTCTCCGGCGTCTGATTCATGCCGGGGATGAGGTTCACGATCGGAATCATCAGATACTTCAACAACGGTCCGGCGTTTCGCGCTACCTTGGTGGCATTCGACGCACCGGGCGAGACAGCGTACACGGCCATGCCGGAGGGAAGCCGGCGCGCCAGCGCCGCGACCCACCAAGCGACAATGAGCTTCGCATCGGCATACGCATTGTTCGGCGAGTACTTCACGTGCGGCGCGTTGCGAATCAGGGCCTCGACAGCGGTGGTTTGGTCACCCCCGAAGTATTTGTCCGCGAAGGCGGCCGCGTCGGTGTACTTGAACATGGGCACGCCGCCCCGAGCGGGCTCTGCGCTGGCGATAACGATCCGCGCATTGGCGCTCAGCAGCTTCGCGCGGAGCAACCCGATAGTCAGTTGATGATGGCCGATCAGCGGGGCCTGAGAAGCCTCGATGCCCGCCTCAGTGATCACCCGCGCCTTGCCAGGAACCATCCCCGCATTGAGCAGCAGGAAATCGAGCGGCCGACCTCGCTTGACAAGCTCGGCGAGCGCGGACTGAACGCTGCGCGGCTTGTCCAGGTCCAGCTCCAAGGGCGTGAAGACCTTTCGTTTGGTCTCCGCCGCGAGTTGTTCGGCGGTTTCCTGGACCTGAGCCAGGCTGCGCCCAGTGATGATGACCTCGCACCAGCCCCCTTCGGCAAGAAGGCGGGCCGCCGCCTGACCGAGC
The genomic region above belongs to Burkholderia plantarii and contains:
- a CDS encoding alpha/beta fold hydrolase yields the protein MNTLTHHTAPTQLVEADGIRFAYRRFGKSGGVPIVFNQHYAGTMDYWDPAVTDGLAQTREVILFNNAGVSSSSGETPASFPEMGANAIAFIRALGLHQVDVLGISIGGFVAQEIALQGGDLVRKLILVGTGHRGNDMTASRSAEIFADRYEPPEHLWLSVHFAPSEASQKAGIAFLERKWRRKDRDPEVSAQTLAAQGAAIGKWIAPDQDALVYLKSIRQPTLIVQGSNDVIIPTTHSVTLQQHLPNAELVIYPDSNHGSIYQYPERFVAHATQFLNESPADTASA
- a CDS encoding SDR family oxidoreductase, with product MKKYDGKRAVIIGGTSGMGLATAKMLLEEGARVLVTGRSQAGLESAEQELGGSAIVVSSDARSLTDIDALATRVKGEFGTFDLLFVNAGFSIPTPLDSVTEAIYDEMFNLNAKGPFFAVQKLAPLINRGGSVVLTTSVANVKGLPGQATYGGAKAALRSFARVLATELLPREIRVNAVSPGPIDTPILDKVFPDKNAAAQVREKTIGMIPMKRFGTSEEIAKAVLFLAFDATFTTGLEIPVDGGWSQI
- a CDS encoding SDR family NAD(P)-dependent oxidoreductase, encoding MTHHPVILITGALTGIGRATALAFASSGARLVISGRRPAEGKALESELRQLGAEANFIQADVRHDQEVRDLVDQTVARFGRLDVAVNNAGTEGQPGLIVNQTADSYAATFDTNVLGTLLSMKHELRVMTAQGGGSIINISSTYGHEGAAYASVYAGSKHAVEGMTKSAALEVAASGVRVNAVAPGPTDTGMLDRFTGTPENKAALASGVPLGRVGKPAEIAAAVRFLASDAAAFVTGQIVTVDGGKTAG
- a CDS encoding SDR family NAD(P)-dependent oxidoreductase codes for the protein MEHSIALVTGATSGLGQAAARLLAEGGWCEVIITGRSLAQVQETAEQLAAETKRKVFTPLELDLDKPRSVQSALAELVKRGRPLDFLLLNAGMVPGKARVITEAGIEASQAPLIGHHQLTIGLLRAKLLSANARIVIASAEPARGGVPMFKYTDAAAFADKYFGGDQTTAVEALIRNAPHVKYSPNNAYADAKLIVAWWVAALARRLPSGMAVYAVSPGASNATKVARNAGPLLKYLMIPIVNLIPGMNQTPETAARRYLQASEFGTDASGQFYASAQGKFSGPMEVQRQPHLHDGANQEAAWQAVVNVSGIDLPHPDWLREVSGRSPDRGEIVA
- a CDS encoding SDR family NAD(P)-dependent oxidoreductase, which translates into the protein MSLLKNKIAVVTGGSSGIGLATAKRFAEEGAYVFIAGRRQAELDRAVAEIGKNVTGVKTDISKLDDLGRFYEAVAKKGKIDVIFAGAAFVEKMMTATVTPEHFDKTFDTNARGTYFTVQKALPYLNDGASIILVASAGKNKGLPGRSTYSATKAALRSLVRTWTSEFKERGIRTNVLSPGAVDTPMFDNQFPSKEGAAEARNQITAMTPLARLARPEEIAAAALFLASDQSSYVAGIDLPVDGGLTAV
- a CDS encoding LysR family transcriptional regulator encodes the protein MELRHLRYFIAVAESGSLTVAAERRLHTSQPSLSRQIRDLEDQVGVELLSRSARGVELTPAGKAFIDHARLALSQVDAAVEAARQAAQPSKQRFALGFLTGQEMTWLPKALNLLRDELPNIDVTVSSDYSPDLADALARGRLDLAFLRAEPGFDLDYTTVGREPLVVLMPSDHALTSQESIRPQQLVGQPFVAMANKARVLRSVVDAYLQREGVTLTATQGVDNPAMVMSLVASTRGLTLIPDYVENLLPWSVASRPLAGEVPTIDLVVGHSRSNASPILKLFLSRLSELAPAAAKQAMQPSMS
- a CDS encoding SDR family NAD(P)-dependent oxidoreductase, which translates into the protein MNALTGKTALVTGASRGIGRATALTLAAAGAQVLVHYGSSEKEATAVVDEIRRAGGKAETVAADLRTPDGPHRLAERVRTIIGGRLDVLVANAGIAKAASIEDTTVEDFDALFAVNVRAPFFLVQQLLPALCKGSSIVLLSSLAAHASVGTLSAYSATKGAVDTLVKHWAAALGPRGIRVNAVAPGVVETEMSSFTKTDAGREATLGMQALQRLAQPEDIASAVTFLASDHARWITGDTLRVDGGSKL
- a CDS encoding cupin domain-containing protein yields the protein MKMRRIVSAESKAGVVMQVSDVLDTDTADRVTNIWGFDKIPQLPLTPDQVLGEYKRLGIFGPKDSVRVDLQIVPPEKAGATDLGALMAKIDFGTGGGMTQGEHGGSMHRTDTIDLAVVLKGEVDIAYPGEDGQVHTTTAKEGDFFVQNGAFHEFHNRSDDPCVILMFVFGAERKEA
- a CDS encoding glutathione S-transferase family protein, coding for MKLYHSSSSPNSRRVRILLAEKGLALNLVPVDLGKGEQHGEAYRAINPRRVVPTLVLDDGTAIGEVPVISRYLDDLYSTPSLFGTTPAERAVVSMWDRRIEQEGFASVMEAIRNKAPGLKGRAIAGPHDYEQIPALIERSTRRVKNLFADMNARLTEFPFAAGENFSVADITLLVTVDFAAKAIDLSIPEELGALRRWYDTVSHRGSAAV
- a CDS encoding SDR family oxidoreductase, whose translation is MLNPGAVDTPMFGELFPFGEGTAEATKQITAMTPLGRLAYADEVACAALFLASDLSSYVAAIDPLVDGRLTAV
- a CDS encoding DUF72 domain-containing protein yields the protein MTSSTSPERHSQARPIHTGCAGWALSSRVAGRFPTDGSHLERYARVFSSVEINSSFYRPHQPKTYARWAASTPDAFRFSVKLPRRISHELRLRDADAALIEFLDQVESLKEKLGCLLLQLPPSLALDEGAARRFFSLLRSATETPVVCEPRHATWFSEAGAATLREAGIGCVRADPPPVADAQPIGDPRISYFRLHGSPRIYESAYDAPFIDALAARLTEARRAGSEAWCIFDNTARGEAIPNALMLTAKLQTAHR